The proteins below are encoded in one region of Clostridium pasteurianum DSM 525 = ATCC 6013:
- a CDS encoding DUF378 domain-containing protein, whose product MKGLDIISLVLVIIGAINWGLIGFFRFDLVATLFGDMSTFTRIIYALVGIAGLYAISFLGRDTDRSIDR is encoded by the coding sequence ATGAAAGGTTTAGATATCATTTCATTGGTACTAGTTATAATAGGAGCCATAAATTGGGGCTTAATAGGATTCTTCAGATTTGATTTAGTTGCCACTTTATTTGGTGATATGTCTACTTTTACAAGAATCATATATGCTCTAGTTGGTATAGCAGGATTATATGCAATATCTTTTCTAGGAAGGGATACTGATAGAAGTATAGATAGATAA
- a CDS encoding Lrp/AsnC ligand binding domain-containing protein, which produces MNFNISGLDELDIQILDILVKDSRTPYLEIARQCHVSGGTIHVRMKKMEDLGIIKGTKLIIDNSKLGYDVCCFIGIYLDKATAYLNVLEELKKINEIVELHYTTGEYSIFSKVICKSISHLQELLMTKIQIIDGVQRTSTFISLSQPIDRNIQF; this is translated from the coding sequence ATGAATTTTAATATTAGTGGTTTAGATGAACTTGATATTCAAATATTAGACATTTTAGTCAAGGACTCAAGAACACCATATCTTGAAATAGCAAGACAATGTCATGTAAGTGGAGGAACCATACATGTAAGAATGAAAAAAATGGAGGACCTGGGGATTATAAAAGGTACAAAGCTTATCATTGATAATTCCAAATTAGGTTATGATGTATGTTGCTTTATAGGAATATATCTTGATAAGGCAACTGCATATTTAAATGTACTAGAAGAATTGAAGAAAATTAACGAAATAGTAGAACTTCATTACACCACAGGAGAATATTCCATTTTCTCCAAAGTCATATGTAAAAGTATAAGTCATTTACAAGAATTGCTTATGACAAAAATACAAATTATAGATGGAGTTCAAAGAACAAGTACTTTTATATCACTGTCTCAGCCAATAGACAGAAATATACAATTTTAA
- a CDS encoding ribonuclease H-like domain-containing protein: protein MFLKEKNSKIDIDSNILNKYKMDKIAYFDIETTGFDKYEDVIMLISLGWFLDRKSFYIKQYYAENPKEEKNILSAFKKDIKKYNAWCSYNGKAFDEPFIENRMLINHIDDFAAPLEHIDLYRLIRPYYKQLGLERCNLKSVEKYIGINRLDQIDGGISVELYNKYLKTNDGRLQEIIMLHNYEDVLNLPKIFKVVFDIDNSTKIVRDNSITEKQLKYLKFLLQKNNINIDTHLDRISKRAASKVIDGLIKGNYGSEEDVLDIINNSY, encoded by the coding sequence ATGTTTTTAAAGGAAAAAAACTCTAAAATAGATATTGACTCAAATATACTAAATAAATACAAAATGGATAAAATAGCGTATTTTGACATTGAAACTACTGGTTTTGATAAATATGAAGATGTAATAATGCTTATATCCTTAGGGTGGTTTTTAGATAGAAAATCTTTTTATATAAAGCAGTATTATGCTGAAAATCCTAAGGAGGAAAAAAATATTCTTTCAGCCTTTAAGAAAGATATTAAAAAATATAATGCCTGGTGCTCATATAATGGAAAGGCTTTTGATGAACCTTTTATAGAAAATAGAATGTTAATAAACCATATAGATGATTTTGCAGCACCTTTAGAGCATATAGACCTGTATAGGCTTATAAGGCCCTATTATAAGCAGCTTGGTCTTGAAAGGTGTAATTTAAAAAGTGTAGAAAAATACATAGGCATAAATAGATTGGATCAAATAGATGGAGGAATAAGTGTAGAGCTCTATAATAAATATTTAAAGACCAATGATGGAAGATTACAAGAAATAATAATGCTTCATAATTATGAAGATGTACTAAATCTACCTAAAATATTTAAAGTAGTATTTGATATCGATAATTCTACAAAAATCGTAAGAGATAACAGTATAACAGAAAAGCAGTTGAAATATCTTAAATTTTTATTGCAGAAGAACAATATAAATATAGACACTCATCTTGATAGAATTTCTAAAAGAGCAGCTTCCAAAGTTATAGATGGTCTAATAAAGGGTAATTATGGCTCGGAAGAGGATGTTTTAGATATTATTAATAATAGTTATTAG
- a CDS encoding CBS domain-containing protein, which produces MKVKEIMNKEFLYVKEEDTVKKVLDLMTDKKVNGTPVMNNNMEISGIVVKADIFRFLMEPGHYDSYPISAVMTTNLITAEEEEEVEEAALRLRKNNIIALPVINDKKALGLISLENIVDYFLKGIN; this is translated from the coding sequence ATGAAAGTTAAAGAAATTATGAACAAAGAGTTTTTATATGTTAAAGAGGAGGATACTGTAAAAAAAGTATTGGATTTAATGACGGATAAAAAAGTAAATGGAACTCCAGTAATGAATAATAACATGGAAATTTCAGGTATAGTGGTAAAGGCAGATATATTTAGATTTTTAATGGAGCCAGGTCACTATGACAGCTATCCTATAAGTGCTGTTATGACTACAAATTTAATAACTGCAGAAGAAGAGGAAGAAGTAGAAGAAGCGGCTTTAAGACTTAGAAAAAATAATATAATAGCTTTGCCGGTAATAAATGACAAGAAGGCTTTAGGTTTAATAAGCCTAGAGAATATAGTGGATTATTTTCTAAAAGGAATTAACTAA